One genomic window of Scylla paramamosain isolate STU-SP2022 chromosome 20, ASM3559412v1, whole genome shotgun sequence includes the following:
- the LOC135110212 gene encoding trichohyalin-like isoform X2 yields MTPHFTADTHALLGVARGAPLEEIKRAYRRKALALHPDKNPGDAANATVRFQQLQAAYETLCRQKEAGGEPREGQASWEEEKKREEEQKEKARKKEEGKQQHQREKDRQWEKKQEKQRKKRRRKKERKSAPEEEEEKEEEEKEEEEEEKEEERPMDWEEEEEEEDMGMKWEQRRKYERRHRRDKRHVKREEARERKWSKATAEEEEEEEEEEEERLMDQEQREEYERMPRKDKDEIKRERAWERKRRNRRTPQDEEKEEQEEEDPEDRDNARDRKKRREQERRRRKEEEARMKRRRQEEQRKEKKRMREMEEKQMEEKRRRRREEEEREKERFRREEEETIRREEEEKEKERVRREEEKELERIRRQEEEERMKKKRQAEEGEEEEGKRRRQEEYQEEEEVNECSKQEEGERRGDERKMRRQRKLRVLRRGQERMRRQQGQEEVLRRHLEEERSKHQEKERIRQEERMTREQEEERRKQEEREKEEKEQREREREEESAGLNRKRAEEARKRVWQFIRKWHLVLRKRFRNSAEK; encoded by the exons ATGACGCCGCATTTCACAGCTGACACTCACGCTCTGCTCGGCGTGGCCCGCGGCGCGCCCCTGGAGGAGATCAAGCGGGCCTACCGCCGCAAGGCCCTCGCGCTGCACCCGGACAAGAACCCCGGCGACGCTGCCAACGCAACTGTGCGATTCCAGCAGTTGCAAGCAGCCTACGAGACGCTCTGCCGCCAGAAGGAGGCCGGCGGGGAGCCACGGGAAGGCCAGGCaagctgggaggaggagaagaagcgagaagaggagcagaaggaaaaggcgcggaagaaagaggaaggaaagcaacaaCACCAAAGAGAGAAGGACCGCCAATgggaaaagaagcaagaaaagcagaggaagaagaggcgcagaaagaaggagaggaagagcgcaccggaggaagaggaggagaaggaagaggaagagaaggaggaggaagaggaggagaaggaggaagaaaggcctatggactgggaggaggaggaggaggaggaagatatgggGATGAAATGGGAGCAGAGAAGGAAATATGAGAGAAGACACAGGAGAGATAAGCGCcatgtgaagagagaggaggcaagagagaggaagtggagcaaggcaacagcagaggaggaagaggaggaggaggaggaagaggaagaaaggctgATGGACCAGGAGCAAAGAGAAGAATATGAGAGAATGCCCCGCAAAGACAAGGacgagataaagagagagagagcatgggagaggaagaggaggaataggagaacaccgcaggatgaggagaaggaagaacaggaggaggaggatccagAGGACAGAGACAATGCAAGGGACAGGAAGAAGCGaagagagcaggagaggaggaggcgaaaagaggaggaggcaaggatgaagagaaggcggcaggaggaacagagaaaggagaagaaacggatgagggagatggaggagaagcagatggaggaaaagaggaggaggaggagagaagaggaagagagggagaaagagagatttaggcgagaagaggaggagacgatcaggagggaagaggaagagaaagagaaagagagagttaggagagaagaagagaaggagctgGAGAGGATCAGgcgacaagaggaagaggaaaggatgaaaaagaagcgacaagcagaggagggagaagaagaggaagggaagagaaggagacaggaagagtaccaggaagaggaggaagtaaacgaGTGCAgtaaacaggaggagggagagagaaggggagacgaAAGGAAGATGAGACGCCAGAGAAAGCTGAGGGTGctgag GCGCGGCCAGGAGAGAATGAGGCGCCAGCAGGGACAGGAGGAAGTGTTGAGGCGAcacctggaggaggaaaggagcaaacaccaggagaaggagaggataagacaggaggaaagaatgacacgagagcaggaggaagagaggaggaaacaggaggagagagagaaggaagagaaagagcagcgcgagagagaaagggaggaagaaagcgCGGGACTGAACAGAAAACGTGCCGAGGAGGCCAGGAAGCGAGTTTGGCAGTTTATAAGAAAATGGCATTTAGTTTTAAGGAAAAGGTTCAGAAATTctgcagaaaaataa
- the LOC135110212 gene encoding trichohyalin-like isoform X1, whose translation MTPHFTADTHALLGVARGAPLEEIKRAYRRKALALHPDKNPGDAANATVRFQQLQAAYETLCRQKEAGGEPREGQASWEEEKKREEEQKEKARKKEEGKQQHQREKDRQWEKKQEKQRKKRRRKKERKSAPEEEEEKEEEEKEEEEEEKEEERPMDWEEEEEEEDMGMKWEQRRKYERRHRRDKRHVKREEARERKWSKATAEEEEEEEEEEEERLMDQEQREEYERMPRKDKDEIKRERAWERKRRNRRTPQDEEKEEQEEEDPEDRDNARDRKKRREQERRRRKEEEARMKRRRQEEQRKEKKRMREMEEKQMEEKRRRRREEEEREKERFRREEEETIRREEEEKEKERVRREEEKELERIRRQEEEERMKKKRQAEEGEEEEGKRRRQEEYQEEEEVNECSKQEEGERRGDERKMRRQRKLRVLRQRRKRERVTRRGQERMRRQQGQEEVLRRHLEEERSKHQEKERIRQEERMTREQEEERRKQEEREKEEKEQREREREEESAGLNRKRAEEARKRVWQFIRKWHLVLRKRFRNSAEK comes from the coding sequence ATGACGCCGCATTTCACAGCTGACACTCACGCTCTGCTCGGCGTGGCCCGCGGCGCGCCCCTGGAGGAGATCAAGCGGGCCTACCGCCGCAAGGCCCTCGCGCTGCACCCGGACAAGAACCCCGGCGACGCTGCCAACGCAACTGTGCGATTCCAGCAGTTGCAAGCAGCCTACGAGACGCTCTGCCGCCAGAAGGAGGCCGGCGGGGAGCCACGGGAAGGCCAGGCaagctgggaggaggagaagaagcgagaagaggagcagaaggaaaaggcgcggaagaaagaggaaggaaagcaacaaCACCAAAGAGAGAAGGACCGCCAATgggaaaagaagcaagaaaagcagaggaagaagaggcgcagaaagaaggagaggaagagcgcaccggaggaagaggaggagaaggaagaggaagagaaggaggaggaagaggaggagaaggaggaagaaaggcctatggactgggaggaggaggaggaggaggaagatatgggGATGAAATGGGAGCAGAGAAGGAAATATGAGAGAAGACACAGGAGAGATAAGCGCcatgtgaagagagaggaggcaagagagaggaagtggagcaaggcaacagcagaggaggaagaggaggaggaggaggaagaggaagaaaggctgATGGACCAGGAGCAAAGAGAAGAATATGAGAGAATGCCCCGCAAAGACAAGGacgagataaagagagagagagcatgggagaggaagaggaggaataggagaacaccgcaggatgaggagaaggaagaacaggaggaggaggatccagAGGACAGAGACAATGCAAGGGACAGGAAGAAGCGaagagagcaggagaggaggaggcgaaaagaggaggaggcaaggatgaagagaaggcggcaggaggaacagagaaaggagaagaaacggatgagggagatggaggagaagcagatggaggaaaagaggaggaggaggagagaagaggaagagagggagaaagagagatttaggcgagaagaggaggagacgatcaggagggaagaggaagagaaagagaaagagagagttaggagagaagaagagaaggagctgGAGAGGATCAGgcgacaagaggaagaggaaaggatgaaaaagaagcgacaagcagaggagggagaagaagaggaagggaagagaaggagacaggaagagtaccaggaagaggaggaagtaaacgaGTGCAgtaaacaggaggagggagagagaaggggagacgaAAGGAAGATGAGACGCCAGAGAAAGCTGAGGGTGctgaggcagagaaggaagagagaaagggtgacgAGGCGCGGCCAGGAGAGAATGAGGCGCCAGCAGGGACAGGAGGAAGTGTTGAGGCGAcacctggaggaggaaaggagcaaacaccaggagaaggagaggataagacaggaggaaagaatgacacgagagcaggaggaagagaggaggaaacaggaggagagagagaaggaagagaaagagcagcgcgagagagaaagggaggaagaaagcgCGGGACTGAACAGAAAACGTGCCGAGGAGGCCAGGAAGCGAGTTTGGCAGTTTATAAGAAAATGGCATTTAGTTTTAAGGAAAAGGTTCAGAAATTctgcagaaaaataa